In Poecilia reticulata strain Guanapo linkage group LG17, Guppy_female_1.0+MT, whole genome shotgun sequence, the following proteins share a genomic window:
- the LOC108167068 gene encoding neuronal tyrosine-phosphorylated phosphoinositide-3-kinase adapter 2-like — translation MMSSKEEETLSFFQYVEENGLRAYNSLLAQNLDHTRNERNRTFLQEKNEKKRKQEEAIRRTGEDIATEGKHLRMGSITMPEPQERMPLPHLHTIACGQGFSVRSQSLHSVGGSNIGGG, via the exons ATGATGAGCTCCAAAGAGGAGGAAACTCTCAGCTTTTTCCAATATGTTGAGGAGAATGGGCTGAGAGCCTACAACAGCCTGTTGGCTCAGAACTTGGACCACACCAGGAATGAAAGAAACAGGACattcctgcaggaaaaaaacgagaagaaaaggaaacaggAGGAAGCCATAAGGAG aACTGGTGAGGATATAGCAACAGAAGGCAAGCACCTGCGCATGGGCTCAATAACCATGCCTGAGCCCCAGGAGCGAATGCCCTTGCCCCACCTGCACACTATCGCTTGCGGGCAGGGCTTCTCGGTCCGCTCCCAGTCCCTCCACTCTGTTGGTGGCA